The Chloroflexi bacterium ADurb.Bin180 genome has a window encoding:
- the tdh_1 gene encoding L-threonine 3-dehydrogenase: MTRTYKRSILTAPREVVVEEVPIPTPGPGQALVQVKACAICTWEQRVYSGVESTLYPLLGGHEVSGVLAEVGPGVQIKARPGDHVIVSRLHRCFQCASCRRGLDSNCDNSWSQRQPGVPMGPGGLAEYVLADGYQIFTTVGDVPFVESCLSEPLSCVLRSIVKAGVEPGDNVVIIGAGVMGLLHLIMLQRLGARVMVSEPNPVRAAKARELGALETIDPSKESLVERVKALTNGRGAEVVIVAVGVAAAIQEAIQAVAKGGRLMVYASVYPRGSSITIDPNLFHSKEIVLTGTVSQGQGEFLQAVGLITTRAVDMRPLITSVFPFSQLRDGLEAAMNGNNYRVIVTM, translated from the coding sequence ATGACCAGAACATACAAACGCAGCATTCTCACTGCTCCGAGGGAGGTCGTGGTCGAGGAAGTGCCCATCCCGACGCCAGGTCCCGGCCAGGCGCTGGTGCAGGTCAAGGCCTGCGCTATCTGCACCTGGGAGCAGAGGGTTTATTCTGGAGTCGAGAGCACACTCTATCCACTGCTAGGCGGCCATGAGGTGTCGGGTGTGCTGGCGGAGGTCGGCCCCGGAGTGCAGATCAAAGCCAGGCCGGGCGACCATGTGATTGTGTCGAGGCTGCATCGCTGCTTTCAATGCGCCTCCTGCCGTCGCGGCCTGGATAGCAATTGCGACAACTCCTGGTCTCAGCGGCAGCCGGGTGTACCTATGGGGCCGGGCGGACTTGCCGAGTACGTGCTCGCGGACGGCTACCAGATCTTTACCACCGTGGGGGACGTGCCCTTTGTCGAGTCCTGCCTCTCCGAGCCGCTCTCCTGCGTTCTCCGCAGCATCGTCAAAGCCGGAGTTGAGCCAGGAGACAACGTGGTGATCATCGGCGCGGGGGTTATGGGCCTGCTGCACCTCATTATGCTCCAACGCCTGGGCGCCAGGGTCATGGTCAGTGAACCCAATCCGGTTCGGGCGGCAAAGGCAAGAGAGCTGGGTGCGCTGGAGACGATTGACCCAAGCAAGGAGAGCCTGGTCGAGCGAGTCAAAGCCTTGACGAACGGCCGCGGTGCAGAGGTGGTCATCGTGGCCGTCGGCGTTGCCGCCGCGATTCAGGAGGCCATTCAGGCTGTGGCCAAGGGCGGTCGGCTGATGGTTTATGCCAGCGTGTATCCTCGTGGCTCCAGCATCACCATCGATCCGAACCTGTTCCACAGCAAGGAGATTGTTCTGACTGGAACAGTAAGCCAGGGGCAGGGGGAGTTCCTTCAGGCAGTGGGTCTCATCACGACCCGCGCAGTTGACATGCGGCCGCTCATCACGAGTGTTTTTCCCTTTTCGCAGCTCCGGGACGGCCTGGAAGCAGCGATGAATGGCAACAACTATCGGGTCATCGTGACCATGTAG
- the griI gene encoding 2-amino-4,5-dihydroxy-6-one-heptanoic acid-7-phosphate synthase, protein MVYGAKERRMRRLFQSDGKAFIVAMDHAGSMGVLPGLQDPGRLIDSIVAGGADAILTTYGVATRFAEQIGGLAVVLRADGACTALAKERGAMSLSYDALDALRIGADAVAVMAMPGSRSEDETLPYLAALVSQCREWSLPVMAEALPGGFEDPANMWTPENIGFACRVAVEMGADLVKTQYSGDVESFRKIVDTTYAPVVVLGGGTIKNEADLLSVISDAMRAGAKGVAIGRNIYQYTHPEKMVRAIRAVIHDEATAAQAARALH, encoded by the coding sequence ATGGTGTACGGAGCCAAAGAACGTCGTATGAGGCGGCTTTTCCAGAGCGATGGCAAAGCGTTTATCGTGGCCATGGACCACGCCGGTTCTATGGGCGTGCTACCTGGTTTGCAGGACCCCGGCAGGTTGATCGACTCCATCGTTGCTGGCGGTGCAGACGCCATTCTTACTACCTACGGGGTAGCAACCCGCTTCGCCGAGCAGATCGGCGGTCTGGCGGTGGTGCTGCGCGCCGATGGTGCCTGTACGGCGCTGGCAAAGGAGCGAGGCGCGATGAGCCTGAGTTACGACGCGCTCGACGCGCTGCGCATCGGCGCTGACGCGGTGGCGGTCATGGCTATGCCGGGCAGCCGCTCTGAGGACGAGACTCTACCCTACCTGGCAGCGCTGGTCTCCCAATGCCGGGAGTGGAGCCTGCCGGTGATGGCTGAGGCACTTCCCGGCGGATTCGAGGACCCGGCCAACATGTGGACGCCCGAGAACATCGGCTTTGCCTGCCGCGTGGCAGTGGAAATGGGTGCCGACCTGGTCAAGACGCAGTACAGCGGCGACGTGGAAAGCTTCCGGAAGATCGTCGATACCACTTATGCCCCGGTGGTTGTGCTGGGCGGAGGCACGATCAAGAACGAGGCCGACCTGTTGTCCGTGATCTCTGATGCTATGAGGGCGGGGGCAAAGGGGGTGGCGATTGGCCGCAACATCTATCAGTACACTCACCCGGAAAAGATGGTGCGAGCCATCCGTGCGGTCATCCATGACGAGGCCACCGCGGCACAGGCCGCCAGGGCCCTGCACTAG
- the manZ gene encoding Mannose permease IID component: MERRKVAGALLLSVVLMLVGGVFSVVRAAPTGQGEAKMSIGIAFVVGVFYYASLSPFFANLGFTVLYRPLVAGTLVGLVMGRPVEGMAIGANINVLYLGWLSAGGSLPGDPGLAGYLGTALALGGGLGADAALAVAAPLGLLGGLTWALRLSTCSIFAHWADQRAEKADIDGVARMNYVPSQIWLFIIYAVPVMLAAYLGSQAVAVALGWVGQNLGWAMGGLYTASGALAALGIALNLRFLFRGSLPAYFFLGFMIAALSGGSVNLLSLAIIGTCVALLHVMFTSKGEESLSLFPTGGEKVERFKLLSKNDLFQSWLRWLFFSHSCYNWERMQGMGFAHSMTPIIKKLYKTREDISAALKRHLVFFNTQPDIGGVVHGITIAMEEERAMGADISDDAINSVKTSLMGPMAGIGDTIQQGIVIPIALAIGMSLALQGNILGPVVFLVLMAIFVWGVGWWLWQQGYLQGRSAVTNILKGGALNRVITLAQVLGNFVMGALTVSFVSLATKIKFIIGGTTFELQKVLDSLMPKMLPLLLVLFVWWLLEKKRISPTKIMVGIIVIALLGSYPIRGFSIF; the protein is encoded by the coding sequence ATGGAGCGTAGGAAGGTTGCGGGGGCTCTGCTATTGAGCGTGGTGCTGATGCTGGTTGGCGGCGTATTTAGTGTCGTCCGTGCTGCCCCGACAGGCCAGGGCGAGGCAAAGATGAGCATTGGCATAGCCTTTGTAGTCGGAGTTTTCTACTACGCCTCACTGTCGCCGTTCTTTGCCAATCTCGGTTTCACCGTGCTCTACCGGCCGCTGGTTGCCGGCACCCTGGTCGGTCTGGTGATGGGACGACCCGTCGAGGGCATGGCTATCGGAGCCAATATCAACGTTCTCTATCTCGGTTGGCTCTCCGCCGGTGGCTCCTTGCCTGGAGACCCTGGCCTCGCGGGTTACCTCGGCACAGCGCTGGCTCTGGGCGGTGGCCTCGGTGCGGATGCCGCGCTGGCTGTTGCCGCACCCCTGGGGCTGCTGGGCGGCCTGACCTGGGCACTGCGCTTGTCCACCTGCTCCATCTTTGCGCACTGGGCTGATCAGCGAGCGGAAAAGGCCGATATCGACGGTGTTGCCAGGATGAACTATGTTCCCTCGCAGATCTGGTTGTTCATCATCTATGCCGTTCCGGTGATGTTGGCCGCCTACCTTGGCTCTCAGGCAGTGGCAGTGGCGCTGGGCTGGGTCGGCCAGAACCTCGGCTGGGCAATGGGTGGGCTGTACACCGCAAGCGGGGCCCTGGCTGCCCTTGGGATCGCCCTCAACTTGCGCTTCCTGTTCCGCGGCTCACTGCCGGCGTACTTTTTCCTCGGGTTCATGATCGCCGCGCTCTCTGGCGGCAGTGTCAACCTGCTGTCGCTGGCGATCATCGGCACGTGCGTTGCGCTGCTGCACGTGATGTTCACCTCGAAGGGCGAGGAGAGCCTGTCGCTCTTTCCTACCGGTGGTGAGAAGGTTGAGCGCTTCAAGTTGCTGAGCAAGAACGACCTGTTCCAGTCGTGGCTGCGCTGGCTATTCTTCTCTCATTCCTGCTACAACTGGGAGCGTATGCAGGGTATGGGCTTTGCGCACAGCATGACGCCCATCATCAAAAAACTGTACAAGACAAGGGAAGACATCAGCGCCGCGCTCAAGCGGCACCTGGTATTCTTCAACACCCAGCCCGACATCGGCGGTGTGGTGCACGGCATCACCATCGCGATGGAAGAAGAGCGGGCCATGGGCGCGGACATCAGCGACGACGCCATCAACTCGGTCAAGACCAGCTTGATGGGCCCAATGGCCGGCATTGGTGATACGATCCAGCAGGGCATCGTCATTCCGATCGCTCTGGCCATCGGTATGAGCCTGGCACTGCAAGGAAACATCCTCGGGCCAGTGGTATTCTTGGTGTTGATGGCGATCTTTGTCTGGGGTGTGGGCTGGTGGTTGTGGCAGCAGGGCTACTTGCAGGGTCGCAGTGCGGTGACCAACATCCTCAAAGGCGGCGCATTGAACCGCGTGATCACTCTCGCGCAGGTGCTGGGCAACTTTGTCATGGGCGCCCTGACGGTGAGTTTTGTCAGTCTGGCGACCAAGATCAAGTTCATCATTGGTGGAACTACCTTCGAACTGCAAAAAGTGCTCGATAGCCTGATGCCCAAAATGCTGCCTTTGCTGCTGGTGCTGTTTGTCTGGTGGCTGCTGGAGAAGAAGAGGATCAGCCCCACGAAGATCATGGTCGGCATCATCGTGATCGCGCTGTTGGGGTCGTACCCCATTCGCGGGTTCAGTATCTTCTAG
- the sorB gene encoding Sorbose-specific phosphotransferase enzyme IIB component, protein MSLGRAFQQRERGEKGANAIAELALVRIDDRLIHGQVMAVWVKHIKVDLIIVVDDAVAQDEFMQDVLRLAAPPGIKVEARSVQEGIASLGVNAPNREHTMVLVKTPRVARALFDGGVRFSRLNVGGIGGGPGRKSVFKNISMSEEDKRILRGLIQDGVKVTLLTVPGEQSLDFSMVK, encoded by the coding sequence GTGTCCCTAGGCAGAGCCTTCCAACAGCGGGAACGCGGCGAGAAGGGGGCGAACGCAATCGCCGAGCTTGCGCTGGTTAGAATCGATGACCGGCTCATTCACGGGCAGGTCATGGCGGTATGGGTCAAGCACATCAAGGTCGACCTCATTATCGTGGTCGACGATGCTGTAGCCCAAGACGAATTCATGCAAGATGTGCTCCGCCTGGCAGCTCCACCGGGGATCAAGGTCGAGGCACGCTCCGTTCAGGAGGGTATTGCCAGTCTGGGAGTGAATGCACCGAACCGTGAGCATACAATGGTCCTGGTCAAGACGCCCAGGGTGGCTCGAGCATTGTTCGACGGCGGCGTGCGTTTCAGCCGTCTGAACGTGGGCGGGATCGGCGGCGGCCCTGGACGCAAATCGGTGTTCAAGAACATTTCCATGTCCGAAGAGGATAAGCGCATTCTGAGAGGTCTGATCCAAGACGGAGTCAAGGTTACTCTGCTCACAGTGCCCGGCGAACAGTCTCTGGACTTTTCCATGGTCAAGTAG
- the manX gene encoding PTS system mannose-specific EIIAB component, translated as MINIVLVTHGDLGEALIRAAEMIVGPQESVQAVSLLPEDSPEFLGDKLDAAMAGLEGQDALILVDLFGGTPFNVSSRKVLLPNVECVTGLNLAVLIEALSSRESLPLHELAVQVLEAGVKSVVNVKPLLGRDAEPCP; from the coding sequence GTGATCAACATTGTGCTGGTGACCCACGGCGACTTGGGTGAGGCGCTCATTCGAGCAGCAGAGATGATCGTCGGGCCGCAGGAGAGTGTACAGGCTGTTTCGCTGCTACCAGAAGACAGCCCGGAATTCCTGGGCGACAAACTCGACGCGGCGATGGCCGGCCTTGAGGGGCAGGATGCTTTGATCCTGGTTGACCTCTTCGGCGGGACCCCCTTTAACGTTTCGTCACGCAAGGTGTTGTTGCCCAACGTAGAGTGCGTCACCGGTTTGAATCTGGCTGTTCTGATCGAGGCCCTTTCGTCGCGGGAGAGCCTGCCGCTGCATGAGCTGGCGGTGCAGGTACTGGAAGCCGGTGTCAAGTCAGTGGTGAACGTCAAGCCGCTGCTGGGCAGGGATGCAGAACCGTGTCCCTAG